The Caldanaerovirga acetigignens genomic sequence TTTTCTGGAAAAGCACTCTCCCATATTGGGACAGTGAGCGCTCTGGCATACGGTGTTCAGTTTCACCGTTTTTAAAAACTCCTCCATATACTTCAATTCCGTCGGGTTTACCTTGACTTTCATCCATTCGGGTTTTTTCATTTTTCCAATCCTCCCGCCATTGATTCAAGCCTGTTTTGGTCGATTTCTTCAAACCTCACACCGAACACTTCCTCGAATTTGCCGTTCAATCTCTCTCTCACCTTTTCCAGATCCTCTCTTACCCCCAGCTTTTCCAGGGATGTTACGCCGAATTCCTTTATTCCGCAGGGGAATATCCTGCCGAAATACGTAAGGTCGGTGTTGACGTTGAAAGCGATGCCGTGCCACGTCACCCACCGCCTAACGGCGATGCCTATCGCGCATATCTTCTCATCGCCTACCCAAACGCCGGTGTAATTCGGCTTCCTACCCGCCATCACGCCATAATCGGCAAGCAGCCTTATCACAACCTCTTCCAGCCTGTCCACAAAAGCGTGAACATCTTTCTCCCATTTATTCAGGTTCACCACGGGATAGGCCACTATCTGCCCCGGTCCGTGAAAGGTGATATTGCCGCCCCGCTCTACCTCGTGCACTTCAGCAATTTTCTTAAGCTCTTCCAGCGGCACCAGCAAGTTTTCGTAACCGCCGGCCCTGCCTATGGTGTAAACCGGCGGGTGCTGAAGGGTTATCAGGATCATGTCGGCGAGCCCCGACTTTACAACTTCGACGGCTTTGAGCTGCAGCTCTTTGCCTTTTAGATACGGTAAAAGGCCCTGCTTCAGCAATAAGGCTTTCATCTCTAGTTTCACCCTTCCATGTATCCAAAACCGACCTTTCTAATCTTTTCGGATTCAGATTCGTTAAGTTTCATATTTTCAACTTTACTTAGAGATATATTTTTCATTACTGCCTTTTCCATTACCAAAAGTATTTATCTTTATACTACACCCGGTGGGCGAAATCCTTCTTCTTCAAAACTAAATTGATAAAAAAAGTTTCAACACAACAGTCATCGAAGCCATTAAATTACTGAGCGTAAGATACCAATGTTTGAATCCGATTATGATGTCACAATTTCCGTTGGAGATATCAGAGAGAACCTAATCGGTTCTAACTGCGGACAGTATATTATTCGTTTCCTTAAGGAAAGGCCGGAACTCAGGGGAGCATATACCTTTGCAAGAAGTTTTGATTTTATTGATGTTTAAAAGGAATTATGTTTAAATATCCACATAGTTTTCAATAATTATTTCAGAAGAATCTATTATTAAATATTCCACCCCGCTATCATAAGAAATTTTCACTTTTATGGGTTCTTTCAATATTTCCATCATCTCTTCTTTTTGCTCTTCAGTAAACGCATTATAATTTGGTATATTGGTAATTTTCGTGACATATAAAGCATAGGGAATTTTGCCCGGAATCAAATTAACTGGATTGTCTTTTACATTGCCAAAAATATTTAAAGGAGTTGACATATATTTTCTTATTTTATCGGATAAAAATGCCGTTACTACTATATTATAAATCGGTTTATCAGTCTTATTTTCAATATATAGATCGAAAATCAAATATGGTGATTCAACTTTTTCTGAGGGCTTTATCATAATTTTGGGCGTAATTTTAAAACGTTTACTTTCCTCCAATTTGATCCATTTAACACCGTTTTCTATTGTCACATCAAAGGCGTTGTTAATATTCGACTTCAATGAGATATTAATCATAAAAAAAAATAAGATAACAAATGCAGCTATTATAATACTAGATAATAAAATCTTTCTTTTCTTTATCATTAAGAAATCACCCTCACCTCTTAACTCCTGTCCAATCTTCAAAACCCGCAGGTAATCCTATTGCCCATCTTTCGTATGCTTGATTAGTTAAATAAGTCTCATCATAATAATGCGGTGCAACATCAATATGTATTGGCGAATAACCTCTATCCCATGTTTTATCTATAGTATATGTTCTAGTAGCACCAGCAGTATTTACATAAGAGCCAAATTCATG encodes the following:
- the lipB gene encoding lipoyl(octanoyl) transferase LipB, which gives rise to MKALLLKQGLLPYLKGKELQLKAVEVVKSGLADMILITLQHPPVYTIGRAGGYENLLVPLEELKKIAEVHEVERGGNITFHGPGQIVAYPVVNLNKWEKDVHAFVDRLEEVVIRLLADYGVMAGRKPNYTGVWVGDEKICAIGIAVRRWVTWHGIAFNVNTDLTYFGRIFPCGIKEFGVTSLEKLGVREDLEKVRERLNGKFEEVFGVRFEEIDQNRLESMAGGLEK